The genomic window GCTTCGGCGCCCGGCGCCGCCGGCTCTGGGTCCTTCTTCGAGCACCCGAGCGCGAGGACGAGGCACCACGCGATCCACGTGGCCGCGGCCCGGTCCCTCCGCGCGGCGCGCGCGCCGTCCACATTCGCCCACGCCGCCGCGCCCGCTCGCTTTCCTGTCCCCATCGTGCCCGTCTAGCACACGGCGCCGGCGGCCGGCGGGCGCGTGCGTAGGGCGCTTTGCGTGACACTGCGAGAAGCCCTCATTGGTGCGTAACAATTTGAAATGATGAAGTAATTTTGCGCGACACCGTCGCTCGGGGCGCGATGTTTGAGCGAGCCCGGATCCTCGCGTACGCTCCCTCTCGACCGACTTCGGTCTCCCGGGAGATGCCAATGCGAAAGAGTCTGCTTGCGTGCGCCTGCACCGCGCTGGGTGTTGCGACGGTTCTGGGAACGGCGGAGGAGGCGCGCGCGTCCAGCCACCGCGAGGCGCCCTTCATCACCAAGAACCCGAAGGTCGACAACACCGACTTCTACATGTTCCGGAGCTACGAAGCGGGGCGCGACGGCTACGTCACGCTCATCGCCAACTACCTCCCGCTCCAGCACCCGTACGGCGGGCCGAACTACTTCACGATGGATCCGGAGGCCCTCTACGAGATCCACATCGACAACACCGGCGACGCGCAGGAAGACCTCACCTTCCAGTTTCGCTTCAGCAACCTGCTGAACGACGCCACCGGCGAGACCGGCTTCGCGATCCCCATCGGCCCCGCGGGCGCCACCAAGACCGTCTCGATCCCCCTCGTCAACGCGGGCGGCATCGACGCGACGAACCAGTTCGAGGCGCCCCGCCGCAACGTCAAGGAGACCTTCGTCCCCAAGATCGTGCGGGGCAACCGCCGCACGGGCGCCGCGGCCGACATCACGAAGACCACCGGCCCCGGCGGCGCCACGTTCATCAAGCCGGTTGACTACATCGGTACGAAGTCGCTCGGCCTGCCCGCGGCCTACAAGACCTACGCCGACGCGCACATCTATGACGTCGCCATCCCGGGCTGCACCGCGCCCGCCGGCACGAGCGCCCGCATCTTCGTCGGCCAGCGCCAGGAGGGCTTCGCCGTCCTCCTCGGGAACATCTTCGACCTGGTGAACGCCTCGGCTGCGCAGCTGACCGACGTCACCTCGCCGAACCCGAACCCGATCGCCAACATGAACGTCACCACGATCGCCGTCGAGGTGCCCATCGCGTGCCTGAAGGGCGCGGCGGGCGACGTCATCGGCGGCTGGTCCACGGCGAGCGTGCGCCAGGCGCGGGTCATCAACCCGCAGCCGAGCTACGGCAAGCCGACGAAAGAGGGCGGCGCGTGGGCGCAGGTCTCGCGCCTCGGCAGCCCGCTCGTCAACGAGGTGGTCATCGGCATCAAGGACAAGGACCGCTTCAACTCCGCCGAACCGAAGGACGACGCGCAGTTCGCCGACTACGTGACGCACCCCACGCTCCCCGCGCTCGTCGAGGTCTTGTTCGGACCCACGGTGCAGGCGCCCACGGCGTTCCCGCGGGCCGATCTCGTGGCGGCGTTCCTCACCGGCGTGCCGAACGTCAACAAGTTCCCCGGCACCTCGGCCGTCGCCGAGATGCTCCGCCTCAACACGGCGCTGCCGCACGCGGGGCTCACCACGCAGTTCCGCGCGAGCGCTTCGCCCACGGCGGCAGGCCTCGGCGCCGCCGGCTGCTTCAAGCCCGCACCGAACCCCGCGACCGAGGGCAAGGTGCTCGACACCGCGCTCCCGTCGTGCGATCCGGCAGGCTTCCCCAACGGCCGCCGCCCGGGCGACGACGTGGTCGACATCGCGCTCCGCGTGGTGATGGGCTACCTGCTCCCCGACGGCGCGGCTCCCGCCGGTAACTTCCCGTTCGGCGACACGGTCGGCCAGCACGACGGGCAGTTCCAGCGCACCTTCCCCTACCTCAACACGCCCAACCCGGGCGCGGGAGGCTGAGATGCGCGCTCTCCCTTGGCCTCGCGCCTTGCTCGCGCTCACGCTCGTCGCCTCGACCTCGCTCGTGGCCTGCGGTGACGACGATCAGGGGGTCCTGCCGGACTCGGGCATCGCGCGGCCCGACGCCCCCGCGCCCACCGACGCGCCTCCGCCTCCGCCTCCGACCGACGCGGGCGACGGCGGGGGCGGCGATCCGCTCTTCACCGACTTCGTGAAGGGGCTCATCGCCAACGACACGAAGGCGACGACCCTGCCCACCACGGTGAACGACAAGAAGTTCGCCGCCGATCCGCAAGATCCGAAGGCGTTCCCCGCGAGCTTCTTCTGAGCAGACGCGGGGGTCGGTGAGGCCTACACTCGTCCGAAATGACCCGTCGACTCCTCGTGGTGACGGCGTGCTTGTTCGTGGGCTGCGAGGCGACCCCTTCGGGGGTCGCGCCCACGGATCCCAGCCCGCCCAGCCCGCCTAGCCCGTCCACCTCGTCCAGCTCGCCGCCCGTCGGGACGGACGGCGCCGTGCCCGGAGGTGCCGCCTGCCTCGACGTCGCCGACACCCTCGCCTTCGCGACCACGCGGATGCTCGCGACCGTCGCGTACGTGAAGCGCGCGCACCCCACCGACTACGCCACGTACTACCCGTCGTTCACCTACTCGAGCGGCCCCAACCTGGGTCAGTGGGACCTCTCGCCCCGCTCGTCTCCCCTCGTGAACAGCCGCGCGACCGACTGGCGCAGCGGCTACTTCGCGGGGACCTTCTGGCAGCTCTACGCCGCGACGGGCAGCCAGGAGATGTTGGGCTACGCCAAGGAGTGGACGGCCGGCATCGAGTCGCTGAAGTCGAACCCCCTCGACTACGATATCGGAGGCCGATTCCTCCGCAGCTTCGGCGACGGACTCCATCTCTTGGCCCAGGCAGACGACGCCGACTCGTCGTACCGGCGGCGCGCCCGCGAGGTGCTCGTGCAGGCGGCGACCACGCTCGACAGGCGCTTCGATCAGGGCGGCATTCCTGTCGGCGCGCTGCGCTCGCTCGACGACTACCCTCCGGGGCCGTATCCCGTTTACATCGACGGTATGGTGAACGTGCCGCTCCTCTTCGAGGCGTGGGACATCAGCGGGCGGCCGACCACGGGCCCGGTGAAGACGCTCTTCGATCACGGCGTGGCCCACTCGCTCACGGTGCTCGCCGGGAACGTCCGCGCGGACGGCAGCATCTACCATATCGTCCAGTACAACGACGGCACCTCCGGCACACCGCGCGACGGGAAGGTGTATTCCAAGATCACCGACCAGGGGTACGCGAGCGAGAGCACCTGGTCGCGAGGACAGGCGTGGGGCCTCTACGGGTTCACCGAGGTCTATCGGTATACGAAGGACGATCCTTCGGTGTCGCCGCAGCGCTTCCTCGCGGTCGCGGAGAAGATCGCGGACTACTTCCTCGCCCACCTCCCCAACGACTACGCGGCGGACCCCTA from Myxococcales bacterium includes these protein-coding regions:
- a CDS encoding DUF4331 domain-containing protein, which gives rise to MPMRKSLLACACTALGVATVLGTAEEARASSHREAPFITKNPKVDNTDFYMFRSYEAGRDGYVTLIANYLPLQHPYGGPNYFTMDPEALYEIHIDNTGDAQEDLTFQFRFSNLLNDATGETGFAIPIGPAGATKTVSIPLVNAGGIDATNQFEAPRRNVKETFVPKIVRGNRRTGAAADITKTTGPGGATFIKPVDYIGTKSLGLPAAYKTYADAHIYDVAIPGCTAPAGTSARIFVGQRQEGFAVLLGNIFDLVNASAAQLTDVTSPNPNPIANMNVTTIAVEVPIACLKGAAGDVIGGWSTASVRQARVINPQPSYGKPTKEGGAWAQVSRLGSPLVNEVVIGIKDKDRFNSAEPKDDAQFADYVTHPTLPALVEVLFGPTVQAPTAFPRADLVAAFLTGVPNVNKFPGTSAVAEMLRLNTALPHAGLTTQFRASASPTAAGLGAAGCFKPAPNPATEGKVLDTALPSCDPAGFPNGRRPGDDVVDIALRVVMGYLLPDGAAPAGNFPFGDTVGQHDGQFQRTFPYLNTPNPGAGG
- a CDS encoding glycoside hydrolase family 88 protein — translated: MTRRLLVVTACLFVGCEATPSGVAPTDPSPPSPPSPSTSSSSPPVGTDGAVPGGAACLDVADTLAFATTRMLATVAYVKRAHPTDYATYYPSFTYSSGPNLGQWDLSPRSSPLVNSRATDWRSGYFAGTFWQLYAATGSQEMLGYAKEWTAGIESLKSNPLDYDIGGRFLRSFGDGLHLLAQADDADSSYRRRAREVLVQAATTLDRRFDQGGIPVGALRSLDDYPPGPYPVYIDGMVNVPLLFEAWDISGRPTTGPVKTLFDHGVAHSLTVLAGNVRADGSIYHIVQYNDGTSGTPRDGKVYSKITDQGYASESTWSRGQAWGLYGFTEVYRYTKDDPSVSPQRFLAVAEKIADYFLAHLPNDYAADPYNQRAGDFVPPTDFDAATGEPAGPFADANKDRVFGDRKPALRTFTERDSSAAAVAASGLLELSTLASTPAHRARYLAGAENILRSLLTFRDSNGKLAYLAKDSPHRGVLAAATVSWNLPQLSLMFGDYYFLEALRRYRRAYPGC